From Oryza sativa Japonica Group chromosome 4, ASM3414082v1, one genomic window encodes:
- the LOC107277201 gene encoding uncharacterized protein — MPWYWRYSWEDGPYELERKNNRLSQEKSNLESRVRWLVNENTELSNEKSYLESRVRRLVNENTELSNEKRRAAYVSSTLEYRVRELEHQNTKLSAVLVKQREDTRKAGLLFMNAADTYQHVADRQIRTKEEELANTRKTGLLLMNAADAYQEVAKKQIKAMVEDLKDARKAVLVVMDAADTYQQVAEKQIKDKVEELRVLGVHKAEMDARAASLESELEAALAKNQELEAYYSKVLIENDRLWSRMELVEAKETSTNAFDSDEAEIMKELEDHKMKVEENHSSKDLRKGENDKIQLEVLTAEQKNSMFEAGVERLKMELDVLVEAKKAKSRSNQETLRGEVKEIQAAMDFVKRDNDKLWLEASEAGVERLKENI, encoded by the exons ATGCCATGGTACTGGAG ATATTCTTGGGAGGATGGTCCGTATGAGTTGGAGCGCAAAAACAATAGACTGTCCCAAGAGAAGAGTAACCTGGAGAGCAGGGTGCGGTGGTTGGTGAATGAAAACACTGAGCTGTCCAATGAGAAGAGTTACCTAGAGAGCAGGGTGCGGAGGTTGGTGAATGAAAACACTGAGCTGTCCAATGAGAAGAGAAGAGCGGCTTATGTGTCCTCCACACTGGAGTACAGGGTGCGGGAGTTGGAGCACCAAAACACCAAACTGTCTGCTGTGCTAGTGAAGCAACGGGAGGACACGAGGAAAGCGGGTCTGCTGTTCATGAATGCTGCCGATACGTACCAACATGTAGCAGATAGGCAAATTAGGACAAAGGAAGAGGAATTGGCGAACACGAGGAAGACAGGCCTGCTGTTAATGAACGCTGCTGATGCGTACCAAGAAGTAGCAAAGAAGCAAATTAAGGCAATGGTGGAGGACCTGAAGGATGCGAGAAAGGCAGTTTTGGTGGTCATGGATGCTGCAGATACATACCAACAAGTAGCAGAGAAGCAAATTAAGGATAAGGTGGAGGAATTGAGGGTCCTTGGGGTTCACAAGGCAGAGATGGATGCAAGGGCAGCATCTTTGGAGTCTGAGCTAGAGGCAGCTCTAGCGAAGAATCAGGAATTGGAGGCTTATTATAGTAAGGTTCTAATTGAAAATGATAGGCTTTGGTCACGGATGGAATTGGTGGAGGCAAAAGAGACATCTACAAATGCATTTGATTCTGACGAGGCAGAAATCATGAAAGAATTGGAAGACCATAAGATGAAGGTGGAGGAAAATCATAGCAGCAAGGATTTGAGAAAGGGTGAAAATGATAAGATTCAGTTGGAGGTTTTGACTGCAGAGCAGAAAAATAGCATGTTTGAAGCAGGGGTCGAGAGGCTTAAAATGGAATTAGATGTGTTGGTCGAGGCAAAAAAGGCAAAATCCAGAAGCAATCAGGAGACCTTAAGGGGGGAAGTGAAGGAAATCCAGGCTGCCATGGATTTCGTGAAGCGTGACAATGATAAGCTTTGGTTGGAGGCTTCGGAAGCAGGGGTTGAGAGGCTCAAGGAGAATATTTAG